A portion of the Rhodopseudomonas sp. BAL398 genome contains these proteins:
- the boxC gene encoding 2,3-epoxybenzoyl-CoA dihydrolase, whose product MAGEDRVLANGAKWIDFQTDPSRYRHWSLNVEGAVATLTMDVDENGGLFEGYQLKLNSYDLGVDIELADAVQRLRFEHPQVKVVLLRSGKNRVFCAGANIRMLAGATHAHKVNFCKFTNETRNGFEDSSEHSGQRFISVVNGTAAGGGYELALATDHIIMADDGSASVSLPEVPLLAVLPGTGGLTRVVDKRKVRRDHADFFCTIEEGIKGKRAVQWRLVDEIVPNSKLEAAVTERAGAFAAGSKRDAAGPGITLSPLTRSIGDDSIRYGFVSVDLDRAARIATITINAPEAAPPADIDGLIAQGARFWPLQVARELDDAILHLRINELDTAMLVFKSHGDAELVLAYDDFLEANKGHWLVNEIRHYWKRVLKRIDVTSRTLVTLVEPGSCFAGTLAELVFAADRSYMLIGSRQGDNRAPPALQLSAMNFGPYPMSHGLTRLQSRFQADPDDVTRAQQQIGTALDAEAAEALGLVTFALDDIDWDDEVRVFLEERASFSPDSLTGMEANLRFAGPETMESKIFSRLTAWQNWIFQRPNAVGENGALRRYGTGQKAQFDMTRV is encoded by the coding sequence ATGGCCGGTGAGGATCGCGTGCTCGCCAACGGTGCCAAATGGATCGACTTCCAGACCGATCCGTCGCGCTACCGGCACTGGTCGCTCAATGTCGAGGGCGCGGTCGCGACCCTGACGATGGATGTCGACGAGAATGGCGGGCTGTTCGAGGGCTATCAGCTCAAGCTGAATTCCTACGATCTCGGCGTCGATATCGAGCTCGCCGACGCGGTGCAGCGGCTGCGCTTCGAGCATCCGCAGGTCAAGGTGGTGCTGCTGCGCTCGGGCAAGAACCGGGTGTTCTGCGCCGGCGCCAATATCCGCATGCTGGCCGGCGCCACCCACGCCCACAAGGTCAATTTCTGCAAATTCACCAATGAGACCCGCAACGGCTTTGAGGATTCCTCGGAGCATTCCGGGCAACGCTTCATCAGTGTGGTCAACGGCACCGCGGCCGGCGGCGGCTATGAGCTGGCGCTGGCGACCGACCACATCATCATGGCGGATGACGGCTCGGCCTCGGTTTCGCTGCCCGAAGTGCCGCTGCTGGCGGTGCTGCCCGGCACCGGCGGGCTGACCCGGGTGGTCGACAAGCGCAAGGTGCGCCGCGACCACGCCGATTTCTTCTGCACCATCGAGGAAGGCATCAAGGGCAAGCGCGCGGTGCAGTGGCGGCTGGTTGACGAGATCGTGCCGAACAGCAAATTGGAGGCCGCGGTCACCGAACGCGCCGGCGCTTTCGCCGCCGGCTCAAAGCGCGACGCCGCCGGCCCCGGCATTACGCTGTCGCCGCTGACCCGCAGCATCGGCGATGACAGCATTCGCTATGGTTTCGTCAGCGTCGATCTCGACCGCGCCGCGCGCATCGCCACGATTACGATCAATGCGCCGGAGGCCGCGCCGCCGGCCGACATCGACGGCCTGATCGCACAGGGCGCCAGGTTCTGGCCGCTGCAGGTCGCGCGCGAACTCGACGACGCCATCCTGCATCTGCGCATCAACGAACTCGACACCGCGATGCTGGTGTTCAAGTCGCATGGCGACGCCGAATTGGTGCTGGCCTATGACGATTTTCTCGAGGCCAACAAGGGCCATTGGCTGGTCAACGAGATCCGGCATTACTGGAAGCGCGTCTTGAAGCGGATCGACGTCACATCGCGCACGTTGGTCACGCTGGTCGAGCCTGGCTCGTGCTTTGCCGGCACGCTGGCCGAATTGGTGTTCGCCGCCGACCGCTCCTACATGCTGATCGGCTCGCGCCAGGGCGACAACCGCGCGCCGCCGGCGCTGCAGCTGAGCGCGATGAATTTCGGCCCCTATCCGATGAGCCACGGCCTGACCCGGCTGCAGTCGCGGTTTCAGGCCGATCCCGACGACGTGACGCGCGCCCAGCAGCAAATCGGCACGGCGCTCGACGCCGAGGCGGCCGAAGCGCTCGGCCTCGTCACCTTCGCGCTGGACGATATCGATTGGGACGATGAGGTGAGGGTGTTTCTCGAGGAACGCGCCTCGTTCTCGCCCGACAGCCTCACCGGGATGGAGGCCAATCTGCGCTTTGCCGGACCCGAGACCATGGAGTCGAAGATCTTCTCGCGGCTCACCGCCTGGCAGAACTGGATCTTCCAGCGCCCCAACGCGGTCGGCGAAAACGGCGCGCTGCGCCGCTACGGCACCGGCCAGAAGGCGCAATTCGACATGACGCGGGTGTGA
- a CDS encoding ATP-binding protein, producing the protein MTTHAPASMFSPWPDRLRHAAIILLAAGLALAALVAYGELSLVAAAAAFACIAAAALVPWRLHDVAAATDDKPGTNPVETPVVRAIVGGMPDPAVLLDRAGRVIHLNAAAAQLAPALRSNELAQFALRTPEIVTALREAIATAEPRRATYLDHVPVDRWMELIIAPVQVPTAFGGTDQCMLMTFHDQTPLRRVEEMRADFVANASHELRTPLAALSGFIDTLQGPAKDDAKARERFLGIMHIQATRMARLIDDLLSLSRVELSAHVRPDVLVDLAPLIQQVVDGLEPLAKERHVVIEIELPEAAATVAGDREELLRLFENLVENGLKYGASGGRVVVAVTAAVSSEGLPEYRVMVRDFGPGIAPEHLPRLTERFYRVDVGDSRAQGGTGLGLSLVKHIVNRHRGRLLIESVPKKGATFTAVFPSAKPQVQAEKI; encoded by the coding sequence ATGACAACACACGCTCCCGCTTCGATGTTCTCGCCGTGGCCGGATCGGTTGCGGCACGCCGCCATCATCCTGCTGGCGGCCGGCCTGGCGCTGGCCGCACTGGTCGCCTATGGCGAATTGTCGCTGGTCGCCGCCGCCGCGGCGTTCGCCTGCATCGCCGCCGCCGCGCTGGTGCCATGGCGGCTGCACGACGTGGCGGCCGCCACCGACGACAAGCCCGGGACCAATCCGGTGGAGACGCCGGTGGTGCGCGCCATTGTCGGCGGCATGCCCGACCCCGCGGTGCTGCTCGACCGCGCCGGCCGGGTGATCCATCTCAACGCCGCCGCGGCGCAGCTGGCGCCGGCGCTGCGCAGCAACGAGCTGGCGCAATTCGCGCTGCGGACGCCGGAAATCGTCACCGCGCTGCGCGAAGCCATCGCCACCGCCGAACCCCGGCGCGCCACCTATCTGGACCACGTGCCGGTGGATCGCTGGATGGAGCTGATCATCGCCCCGGTGCAGGTGCCGACCGCGTTCGGCGGGACCGACCAGTGCATGCTGATGACCTTCCACGACCAGACCCCGCTGCGCCGGGTCGAGGAAATGCGCGCCGATTTCGTCGCCAATGCCAGCCATGAATTGCGCACGCCGCTGGCGGCGCTGTCGGGCTTCATCGACACGCTGCAGGGCCCCGCCAAGGACGACGCCAAGGCGCGCGAGCGCTTTCTCGGCATCATGCACATCCAGGCGACGCGGATGGCGCGGCTGATCGACGATCTGTTGTCGCTGTCGCGGGTCGAATTGTCCGCCCATGTCCGGCCCGACGTGCTGGTCGATCTCGCGCCGCTGATCCAGCAGGTGGTCGACGGGCTGGAGCCACTGGCCAAGGAACGCCATGTCGTGATCGAGATCGAGCTGCCCGAGGCCGCCGCGACGGTCGCCGGCGACCGCGAGGAATTGCTGCGGCTGTTCGAGAACCTGGTCGAGAACGGGTTGAAATACGGCGCTTCCGGCGGCCGGGTGGTGGTCGCCGTGACGGCGGCGGTGTCGTCCGAAGGGCTGCCCGAATATCGCGTCATGGTGCGCGATTTCGGCCCCGGCATCGCGCCCGAACACCTGCCGCGGCTGACCGAGCGGTTCTACCGGGTCGATGTCGGCGACAGCCGCGCCCAGGGCGGCACCGGGCTGGGATTGTCGCTTGTGAAACATATCGTTAACCGCCATCGGGGCCGGCTTTTGATCGAAAGCGTGCCGAAAAAAGGCGCGACTTTCACGGCCGTTTTTCCCTCGGCGAAGCCCCAGGTACAAGCCGAAAAGATCTGA
- the boxB gene encoding benzoyl-CoA 2,3-epoxidase subunit BoxB: MNVDYSTKIPNNVNLGDDRQVLKALEGWHPGYIDWWNDMGPDGFQQSLVYLRTAYSVDPRGWAKFDYVKMPDYRWGILLAPQEENRTIPFGEHFGEPAWQEVPGEYRAMLRRLIVIQGDTEPASVEQQRHLGKTAPSLYDLRNLFQVNVEEGRHLWAMVYLLQKYFGRDGREEADGLLRRRSGDADAPRMLGAFNEATPDWLSFFMFTYFTDRDGKMQLHSLAQSGFDPLSRTCRFMLTEEAHHMFVGETGISRVIQRTCEAMREAGIDDPTDIARVRALGVIDLPTMQKKLNLHYTLSLDLFGSEVSTNAANAFNFGIKGRYHETQIQDDHRLNNDTYPVLKLVDGVIKRVDEPALTALNMRLRDDYTQDCVKGMLRWNKVIATAGYDYKLTLPNVAFHRQIGEFKDVHATPDGVLIDDATWAARQTDWLPSVEDGDFIASLMNPVSDPGAYASWISAPKVGIDNKPGDFEYVKIET; encoded by the coding sequence ATGAATGTCGACTACTCGACCAAGATCCCCAACAACGTCAATCTCGGCGACGACCGCCAGGTGCTGAAGGCGCTGGAGGGCTGGCACCCCGGATACATCGACTGGTGGAACGACATGGGGCCGGATGGCTTCCAGCAATCGCTGGTCTATCTGCGCACCGCCTATTCGGTCGATCCGCGCGGCTGGGCCAAATTCGACTACGTCAAGATGCCGGACTATCGCTGGGGCATTCTGCTGGCGCCGCAGGAGGAGAACCGCACGATTCCGTTCGGTGAACATTTCGGCGAACCGGCCTGGCAGGAAGTGCCCGGCGAATATCGCGCGATGCTGCGCCGGCTGATCGTGATCCAGGGCGACACCGAGCCGGCCTCGGTGGAGCAGCAGCGCCATCTCGGCAAGACCGCGCCGTCGTTGTACGATCTGCGCAATCTGTTCCAGGTCAATGTCGAGGAAGGCCGCCATCTGTGGGCGATGGTGTATCTGCTGCAGAAGTACTTCGGCCGCGACGGCCGCGAGGAGGCCGACGGGCTGCTGCGCCGCCGCTCCGGCGACGCCGATGCGCCGCGCATGCTCGGCGCCTTCAACGAGGCGACGCCGGACTGGCTGTCGTTCTTCATGTTCACTTACTTCACCGACCGCGACGGCAAGATGCAGTTGCACTCGCTGGCGCAATCCGGCTTCGATCCCTTGTCGCGCACCTGCCGCTTCATGCTGACCGAGGAAGCCCACCACATGTTCGTCGGCGAGACCGGCATCAGCCGCGTGATCCAGCGCACCTGCGAGGCGATGCGCGAAGCCGGCATCGACGATCCGACCGACATCGCCCGGGTGCGCGCGCTCGGCGTCATCGACCTGCCGACGATGCAGAAGAAGCTCAATCTGCACTACACGCTGTCGCTCGACCTGTTCGGCTCGGAAGTCTCGACCAACGCCGCCAACGCCTTCAATTTCGGCATCAAGGGCCGCTATCACGAGACGCAAATTCAGGACGACCATCGGCTCAATAACGACACCTATCCGGTGCTGAAGCTGGTCGACGGCGTGATCAAGCGGGTCGACGAGCCGGCGCTGACCGCGCTCAACATGCGGCTGCGCGACGACTACACCCAGGACTGCGTCAAGGGCATGCTGCGCTGGAACAAGGTGATCGCGACCGCCGGCTATGACTACAAGCTGACGCTGCCGAATGTCGCGTTCCATCGCCAGATCGGCGAGTTCAAGGACGTCCACGCCACGCCCGACGGCGTGCTGATCGACGACGCCACCTGGGCGGCGCGCCAGACCGACTGGCTGCCCTCGGTGGAGGATGGCGATTTTATCGCCAGCCTGATGAACCCGGTCAGCGACCCCGGCGCCTACGCGTCCTGGATCTCGGCCCCGAAGGTCGGCATCGACAACAAGCCCGGCGATTTCGAATATGTGAAGATCGAGACCTGA
- a CDS encoding polysaccharide deacetylase family protein, protein MKQFRHNVIRAGLEALYFSGAHHVLRPILSGVGTIFMLHHVRPARDDAFQPNHHLEVTPDFLRTTLNYLRSQNIDIVPMDELHRRLVEQDFSRRFACITLDDGYRDNRDFALPVLEEFDAPFTVYAASDFAEGRGRLWWITLERLIAGADRIEAEIGGIEARLETDTAAAKQAAFDGLHDQLRALPGERDLCAAMTALCARNGVDETEVGRELCLAWNELRRFAGHRLVTIGAHSISHCLLAKQSEAVAARELALGRARIEAELGRPITHLAYPYGDCSSAGPREFALARAAGFKTAVTTRPGMIFPEFADHLTALPRISLNGNFQDSRVLPVLNSGAATAVWNGFRRVNAA, encoded by the coding sequence ATGAAGCAATTTCGCCATAATGTGATCCGCGCTGGCCTCGAGGCGCTCTATTTTTCCGGGGCTCATCATGTGCTGCGACCGATCCTCTCCGGGGTCGGCACCATTTTCATGCTGCATCATGTGCGGCCGGCCCGCGATGATGCATTCCAGCCCAACCACCATCTCGAGGTGACGCCGGATTTCCTCCGCACCACGCTGAATTACCTGCGCAGCCAGAATATCGACATCGTCCCGATGGACGAACTGCACCGTCGCCTGGTCGAGCAGGATTTCTCCCGGCGCTTTGCCTGCATCACCCTGGACGACGGCTATCGCGACAACCGGGACTTCGCACTGCCGGTGCTCGAGGAATTCGACGCGCCGTTCACCGTCTATGCCGCCAGCGATTTCGCCGAGGGCCGCGGCCGGCTGTGGTGGATCACGCTGGAGCGGCTGATCGCCGGGGCCGACCGCATCGAGGCCGAGATCGGCGGCATCGAGGCGCGGCTCGAGACCGACACGGCTGCGGCCAAGCAAGCGGCATTCGACGGCCTGCATGACCAGCTGCGGGCTTTGCCCGGCGAGCGGGATCTGTGCGCGGCGATGACCGCGCTGTGCGCCCGCAACGGCGTCGACGAAACCGAGGTCGGCCGCGAGCTCTGCCTGGCGTGGAACGAGCTGCGACGCTTCGCCGGCCATCGGCTGGTGACGATCGGCGCCCACAGCATCAGCCATTGCCTGCTCGCCAAGCAGAGCGAGGCGGTCGCCGCGCGCGAGCTCGCGCTCGGCCGCGCCCGGATCGAAGCCGAATTGGGCCGCCCGATCACCCATCTCGCCTATCCCTATGGCGATTGCAGCTCGGCCGGTCCGCGCGAATTCGCCCTGGCGCGTGCCGCCGGCTTCAAGACCGCGGTGACGACGCGACCCGGCATGATCTTTCCCGAATTCGCCGACCATCTCACCGCGCTGCCGCGCATCTCGCTGAACGGCAATTTCCAGGATAGCCGCGTCCTGCCGGTGCTGAACTCCGGCGCCGCCACCGCGGTGTGGAACGGCTTTCGCCGCGTCAACGCTGCGTAA
- a CDS encoding lysylphosphatidylglycerol synthase domain-containing protein, with protein sequence MLEAIRRTMVFLRKRQILHKMGVALSVAVIAVACYVLIHMLRGIDVHEVVEAMKKIEPRSVALAALFVCAGYFTLTFYDLFAVRAIGRCEIPYRINALAAFTSYSIGHNVGASVFTGGAVRYRIYSAWGLDGIDVAKICFLAGLTFWLGNAAVLGLGIAYHPEAAASIDQLPPWLNRLIALGIIAGLLSYVAWVWIRPRNVGRGSWTVVLPGGPLTLLQILIGIVDLGFCALAMYVLVPDHPNLGFVVVAVIFVSATLLGFASHSPGGLGVFDAAMLVGLWQMDKEELLAGMLLFRILYYLVPFVVSVVILAVREIILGARTKRLRRLAVVLDPKPVREDPSPG encoded by the coding sequence ATGCTGGAAGCAATACGCAGAACGATGGTGTTTCTGCGCAAAAGGCAAATCCTGCATAAAATGGGTGTTGCGTTGAGCGTCGCGGTGATCGCCGTCGCGTGTTACGTGCTGATCCATATGCTGCGCGGCATCGACGTCCACGAGGTGGTCGAGGCGATGAAGAAGATCGAGCCGCGCTCGGTCGCGCTGGCGGCTCTGTTCGTCTGCGCCGGCTATTTCACCCTGACGTTCTACGACCTGTTCGCAGTGCGGGCGATCGGTCGCTGCGAGATTCCCTACCGGATCAACGCGCTGGCCGCCTTCACCAGCTATTCGATCGGGCACAATGTCGGCGCCAGCGTGTTCACCGGCGGCGCGGTGCGCTACCGGATCTATTCGGCCTGGGGGCTGGACGGGATCGACGTCGCCAAGATCTGCTTTCTGGCCGGGCTGACCTTCTGGCTCGGCAATGCCGCGGTCCTCGGCCTGGGCATCGCCTATCATCCGGAGGCGGCAGCCTCGATCGATCAGCTGCCGCCATGGCTCAATCGCCTCATCGCGCTCGGCATCATCGCGGGGCTGCTGAGCTATGTGGCCTGGGTCTGGATCCGCCCGCGCAATGTCGGCCGCGGCAGCTGGACGGTCGTGCTGCCGGGAGGGCCGCTGACGCTGCTGCAGATCCTGATCGGGATCGTCGATCTCGGATTCTGCGCGCTGGCGATGTATGTGCTGGTGCCGGACCATCCCAATCTCGGTTTCGTGGTGGTGGCGGTGATCTTCGTCTCCGCGACCCTGCTCGGCTTCGCCAGCCATTCGCCCGGCGGGCTCGGCGTGTTCGATGCCGCGATGCTGGTCGGCCTGTGGCAGATGGACAAGGAAGAGCTGCTCGCCGGCATGCTGCTGTTCCGCATCCTGTATTATCTGGTGCCTTTCGTCGTCTCGGTGGTCATTCTGGCGGTGCGGGAAATCATCCTCGGCGCCCGGACCAAGCGGCTGCGCCGGCTGGCGGTGGTGCTCGATCCAAAGCCGGTCCGCGAAGATCCCTCGCCGGGTTAG
- a CDS encoding OmpA family protein — protein MREFWRASVKWWPGLVPLAILWAIAAWTTTPPLEADLAARARSSLHDTVLDKVAIEVAGRDVSFAAEAFSEEGRRSAVAAVESVPGVRLVNDQTSLVPEAKPFIWTIERDVVRITLGGSAPLPASKARLLDAARNAVNGVEVVDRINLARGAPLRFDAAVLLLIDQIAKLKTGRITLTNTEVTLSGMARGLGGREAISAALKNLPEGYWVGANGVKAPPYVFAANKDPVAGTLTLSGYVPDNSVHAALVAAAERKFFDAKVVDNLKASVGAPQGFAKAVVPALGALSRLSTGTLSVSDSVVKLSGDALYEAAAGQIRGELSKALPRDWQVEAQISVKPLAAPVDPTVCQQLFADLLRQGTILFESGSARIDPDSAGLLDRLIETAMRCPTATIEIGGHTDSVGDAEFNQALSEKRAQAVTDYLVHAGLPPDRFKPVGFGSAMPIASNDTDQGKAQNRRIEFLVR, from the coding sequence ATGCGCGAATTCTGGAGAGCGAGCGTCAAATGGTGGCCCGGTTTGGTGCCGCTGGCAATCCTCTGGGCGATCGCGGCCTGGACGACGACGCCCCCGCTCGAGGCCGATCTCGCGGCGCGGGCGCGGAGCTCGCTGCACGACACCGTGCTCGACAAGGTCGCCATCGAGGTCGCCGGCCGCGACGTCAGCTTTGCGGCCGAGGCATTCTCCGAAGAGGGCCGGCGCAGCGCGGTGGCGGCGGTCGAGAGCGTCCCCGGGGTGCGGCTGGTCAATGATCAGACCAGCCTGGTGCCCGAGGCCAAGCCGTTCATCTGGACCATCGAGCGCGACGTCGTCAGGATCACGCTCGGCGGCAGCGCGCCGCTGCCGGCCAGCAAGGCCCGGCTGCTCGATGCCGCCCGCAACGCCGTGAACGGCGTCGAAGTGGTCGACCGGATCAACCTGGCGCGCGGCGCGCCGTTGCGATTCGATGCCGCCGTGCTGCTGCTGATCGATCAGATCGCCAAACTGAAAACCGGCAGGATCACCCTGACCAATACCGAAGTGACGCTGTCGGGGATGGCACGCGGGCTGGGCGGGCGCGAGGCGATCTCCGCGGCGCTGAAGAACCTGCCGGAGGGCTATTGGGTCGGCGCCAACGGCGTCAAGGCGCCGCCTTACGTGTTCGCGGCCAACAAGGACCCGGTGGCCGGCACGCTGACGCTGAGCGGCTATGTGCCGGACAATTCCGTTCACGCCGCGCTGGTCGCCGCCGCCGAGCGCAAATTCTTCGACGCAAAAGTGGTCGATAATCTGAAAGCCAGCGTCGGCGCGCCGCAGGGCTTCGCCAAGGCGGTGGTGCCGGCGCTGGGCGCGCTGTCGCGGCTGTCGACCGGGACGCTGTCGGTGTCCGACAGCGTGGTGAAGCTGTCGGGCGATGCGTTGTACGAGGCCGCGGCGGGCCAGATCCGCGGCGAGCTAAGCAAGGCGCTGCCGCGGGACTGGCAGGTCGAGGCGCAGATTTCGGTGAAGCCGCTAGCCGCGCCGGTCGATCCCACCGTCTGCCAGCAATTATTCGCCGACCTGCTGCGCCAGGGCACGATCCTGTTCGAATCCGGAAGCGCCAGGATCGATCCGGACTCCGCCGGGCTGCTCGACCGGCTGATCGAGACCGCGATGCGGTGTCCGACCGCGACGATCGAGATCGGCGGCCACACCGACAGCGTGGGCGACGCCGAATTCAATCAGGCCCTGTCCGAGAAGCGCGCCCAGGCGGTGACCGACTATCTGGTCCACGCCGGATTGCCGCCGGATCGCTTCAAGCCGGTCGGCTTCGGCAGCGCCATGCCGATCGCCAGCAATGACACCGACCAAGGCAAGGCGCAGAATCGCCGCATTGAATTTCTGGTGAGGTGA
- the pstS gene encoding phosphate ABC transporter substrate-binding protein PstS has translation MNFIKAIVAVGVVAASTSAFAADITGAGATFPYPVYSKWADAYKKETGNGLNYQSIGSGAGIKQILAKTVTFGATDMPLKPEQLEKDGLVQWPMVMGAIVPVVNLEGIKPGEMVFDGETLANIYLGKITKWDDAAIKKLNPKVKLPSTAITVVRRSDGSGTTFNFTNYLSKVSPDWKSKVGEGTAVEWPVGVGAKGNEGVAGNISQAKNSIGYVEYAYAKQSKLTYAAMVNSTGKTVQPTTAAFQSAAANAEWSKAPGYYLILTNQPGEASWPITAATFILMHKEPVDKAASSEALKFFKWAYAKGDKMAESLDYIPMPEPVVKLIEKTWSADIKS, from the coding sequence ATGAATTTCATCAAGGCAATCGTCGCGGTCGGCGTCGTCGCCGCTTCGACGTCGGCATTTGCCGCCGACATCACCGGTGCCGGCGCGACCTTCCCCTATCCGGTCTATTCCAAGTGGGCCGACGCCTATAAGAAAGAGACCGGCAACGGCCTGAATTATCAGTCGATCGGCTCGGGCGCGGGCATCAAGCAGATCCTGGCCAAGACCGTGACCTTCGGCGCCACCGACATGCCGCTGAAGCCCGAGCAGCTCGAGAAGGACGGCCTGGTGCAATGGCCGATGGTGATGGGCGCGATCGTTCCGGTCGTGAACCTCGAAGGCATCAAGCCGGGTGAAATGGTGTTCGACGGCGAAACCCTCGCCAACATCTATCTCGGCAAGATCACCAAATGGGATGATGCCGCGATCAAGAAGCTGAACCCGAAGGTCAAGCTGCCGTCGACCGCGATCACCGTCGTGCGTCGTTCGGACGGTTCGGGCACCACCTTCAACTTCACCAACTATCTGTCGAAGGTCAGCCCCGATTGGAAGTCCAAGGTCGGTGAAGGCACCGCGGTCGAATGGCCGGTCGGCGTTGGCGCCAAGGGCAATGAAGGCGTTGCCGGCAATATCAGCCAGGCCAAGAACTCGATCGGTTATGTCGAGTATGCCTATGCCAAGCAGAGCAAGCTGACCTACGCCGCGATGGTCAACAGCACCGGCAAGACCGTGCAACCCACCACGGCTGCGTTCCAGTCCGCAGCGGCGAATGCCGAATGGTCCAAGGCTCCGGGTTATTACCTGATCCTGACCAACCAGCCGGGCGAGGCCTCCTGGCCGATCACCGCCGCGACCTTCATCCTGATGCACAAGGAGCCGGTCGACAAGGCTGCCTCCTCCGAAGCCCTCAAATTCTTCAAGTGGGCTTACGCGAAGGGCGACAAGATGGCCGAGTCGCTCGACTACATCCCGATGCCGGAGCCGGTGGTCAAGCTGATCGAAAAGACCTGGTCGGCTGACATCAAGAGCTGA
- a CDS encoding alpha/beta fold hydrolase — protein MTALAPSGFLEIGAARLEYRMVGPLPADAPTLVLLHEGLGSAGLWGEFPDRLAAATGCGVFAYSRAGYGASSSVSLPRPLDYMHVEALKVLPRVLDAIGFRRGLLIGHSDGGSIAAIYAGGVQDHRIRGVVMIAPHFVVEEISVSSIVDIKQAYESGELRGRLKRWHRDVDNAFYGWNGAWLDPKFRAWDISDFLAYIRVPVAILQGEDDHYGTMLQIEIAQEVCYCPVEATMIPGAAHSPHREAAEATLRCVADFTNRILQGHGEAVAHSNMNQNA, from the coding sequence ATGACTGCGCTCGCCCCCTCCGGCTTTCTCGAGATCGGCGCCGCGCGGCTTGAATATCGCATGGTCGGGCCGTTGCCCGCCGACGCGCCGACGTTGGTGCTGCTGCATGAGGGGTTGGGGTCGGCCGGGTTGTGGGGCGAGTTTCCGGACCGGCTCGCCGCCGCTACCGGCTGCGGCGTGTTCGCCTATTCGCGCGCCGGCTATGGCGCGTCGAGCTCGGTGTCGCTGCCGCGACCGCTCGACTATATGCATGTCGAGGCGCTCAAGGTGCTGCCGCGCGTGCTCGATGCGATCGGGTTTCGGCGCGGGTTGTTGATCGGTCATTCCGACGGCGGCTCGATCGCGGCGATCTATGCCGGCGGCGTGCAGGACCACCGGATTCGCGGCGTGGTAATGATCGCGCCGCATTTCGTGGTCGAGGAGATTTCGGTGTCGTCGATCGTCGACATCAAGCAGGCCTATGAGAGCGGCGAGTTGCGCGGCAGGCTCAAGCGCTGGCACCGCGACGTCGACAACGCCTTTTATGGCTGGAACGGGGCCTGGCTCGATCCGAAATTCCGGGCTTGGGATATTTCGGATTTCCTCGCCTATATCCGGGTGCCGGTGGCGATCCTGCAGGGCGAAGACGATCATTACGGCACCATGCTGCAGATCGAGATCGCCCAGGAGGTCTGCTACTGCCCGGTCGAGGCGACGATGATCCCGGGCGCCGCGCATTCGCCGCATCGCGAGGCCGCCGAGGCGACGCTGCGCTGTGTCGCCGATTTCACCAACCGCATCCTGCAAGGGCATGGCGAGGCGGTAGCCCACTCTAACATGAACCAAAATGCATGA
- a CDS encoding SDR family oxidoreductase, translating to MFKNLFSLQGRIALVTGGSRGIGKMIAAGFLAQGAARVYITARKAGPCEATAKELTAEYAGECIALPIDISTMTGIEMLAAEIIKREPKLDILVNNAGAAWGAPFDEFPESGWDKVMNLNVKTPFFLTKALAGPLRAAATAERPGKVINIASIDGIFVNPMETYSYAASKSGLIHLTRRMAVKLIQDHIVVTAIAPGPFSSDMNKAARDNADSVATRVPAGRIGTDEDMAGAAIYLASRAGDYVVGATIAVDGGIVYANPGIKGDGWD from the coding sequence ATGTTCAAGAATCTGTTTTCGCTGCAGGGCCGCATCGCCCTGGTGACCGGCGGCTCGCGCGGCATCGGCAAGATGATCGCGGCCGGTTTCCTCGCCCAGGGCGCCGCCCGGGTCTACATCACCGCGCGCAAGGCCGGGCCCTGCGAGGCCACCGCCAAGGAACTGACGGCGGAATATGCCGGCGAATGCATCGCGCTGCCGATCGATATCTCGACCATGACGGGCATCGAGATGCTGGCCGCCGAGATCATCAAGCGCGAGCCCAAGCTCGACATTCTGGTCAACAATGCCGGCGCTGCCTGGGGCGCGCCGTTCGACGAGTTTCCCGAAAGCGGCTGGGACAAGGTGATGAACCTCAACGTCAAGACGCCGTTCTTCCTCACCAAGGCGCTGGCCGGCCCGCTGCGCGCCGCAGCCACAGCCGAGCGCCCCGGCAAGGTGATCAACATCGCCTCGATCGACGGCATCTTCGTCAATCCGATGGAGACCTATTCCTATGCGGCCAGCAAATCCGGACTGATCCACCTGACCCGGCGAATGGCCGTGAAGCTGATCCAGGATCACATCGTGGTCACCGCGATCGCGCCGGGCCCGTTCTCCTCCGACATGAACAAGGCCGCGCGTGACAATGCCGATAGCGTGGCGACGCGTGTGCCGGCCGGCCGGATCGGCACCGACGAGGACATGGCGGGCGCTGCGATCTATCTGGCCTCGCGCGCCGGCGACTACGTGGTCGGCGCCACCATCGCGGTCGACGGCGGCATCGTCTACGCCAACCCCGGCATCAAGGGCGACGGCTGGGATTGA